Proteins encoded by one window of Emticicia oligotrophica DSM 17448:
- a CDS encoding DUF2116 family Zn-ribbon domain-containing protein — protein MPQKQCLECGEPIIGRSDKKFCSDLCRNAYNNKINADANNYVRNINNALRRNRKILEDICRDDKNKTTRNTLLERGFDFNLFTSIRTTQKGSTYYFVYEFGYLQLDNDFYLIVKDQKAKTD, from the coding sequence ATGCCTCAAAAACAATGTTTAGAATGTGGAGAACCAATTATTGGAAGGTCAGATAAAAAGTTTTGTTCGGACTTATGCCGCAATGCCTACAACAACAAAATAAATGCTGATGCCAATAACTACGTTCGAAATATCAACAACGCACTTCGAAGGAATCGTAAGATTTTAGAGGATATTTGTCGAGATGATAAAAATAAAACCACACGCAATACCTTACTCGAACGTGGATTTGACTTTAATCTTTTTACAAGCATTCGCACCACACAAAAAGGTTCGACCTATTACTTTGTGTATGAATTCGGCTATCTACAACTCGATAATGATTTTTATTTAATTGTAAAAGACCAGAAAGCAAAAACCGATTAG